A DNA window from Naumovozyma dairenensis CBS 421 chromosome 8, complete genome contains the following coding sequences:
- the CIN4 gene encoding Arf family GTPase CIN4 (similar to Saccharomyces cerevisiae CIN4 (YMR138W); ancestral locus Anc_2.393), translated as MGLLTIIKKQKQKDKEVKCLLLGLDNSGKSTLVNRLQISCSNEKQPSLEVDKMTEITPTIGFRIISFPIKDNLISIWDIGGQTSLRPFWNNYFDKTNILIWCIDISDLNRLHESINELRKLLITKSCDVEGEQGEGEGDGDGDGDAEAEAGKDVIAVDCKIIIVLNKVDLISRGDCGATTGQEDIENQVRLRVVSGLSLSLADDDGDGSPRVSFVTCSALTGVGLRPLAEELSSPDSL; from the coding sequence ATGGGACTGCTGAcgataataaagaaacaaaaacaaaaggaTAAAGAAGTTAAATGCTTACTATTAGGATTAGATAATTCAGGGAAATCCACATTAGTCAATAGATTACAAATATCATGTTCTAACGAAAAACAACCGTCATTGGAAGTTGATAAAATGACAGAAATTACACCTACTATAGGGTTTCGAATCATCAGTTTCCCaattaaagataatttaatttcaatttggGATATTGGTGGACAAACAAGTTTGAGACCCTTTTGgaataattattttgataagACCAACATATTAATATGGTGTATTGATATTAGTGATTTAAACAGACTACATGAATCCATTAACGAACTAAGAAAGTTGTTAATAACAAAGAGTTGTGACGTTGAAGGTGAACAAGGAGAAGGAGAAGGAGATGGAGATGGAGATGGAGATGCAGAGGCAGAGGCAGGAAAAGATGTCATTGCCGTTGATTGcaagattattattgtgTTGAATAAAGTGGATTTAATCAGTCGTGGTGACTGCGGCGCTACCACCGGGCAAGAAGACATTGAAAACCAAGTGCGGTTACGTGTGGTGTCTGGGCTATCCTTATCCCTGGCCGATGACGACGGGGATGGCTCTCCGAGGGTGTCTTTTGTCACGTGCAGCGCGCTCACGGGGGTCGGTCTCCGTCCTCTGGCCGAAGAATTATCTTCGCCGGACTCGCTCTAG
- the RIM11 gene encoding serine/threonine protein kinase RIM11 (similar to Saccharomyces cerevisiae MRK1 (YDL079C) and RIM11 (YMR139W); ancestral locus Anc_2.391) — protein sequence MGIALKKFTHFFSPTMSTTGKNSDLYQSTHNPKKHDISRSNTNESVDHINMEKAAQSTEQPEKKLQKSRQAAIPIDNRAPNNDKFYITDIINATRDKLKPRLPLSPVSSSLSSASNSNSGTSKDTLKNEQQNDKNENMQDRKVSSSAKINDMMNDSNTLTTIGSKLNKIVQYGKDYSLTKWLELEYLEIQGSGTFGLVFKSKINETNEIVAIKKVLQNNKVKNRELSILKNLNHPNVINLKCYFIEKSKPTITKKNEPIYLNLIFEFLPQSLYQRIQHFKTTATNIPPLEIKCYMFQLFKGLNYLHNCNKICHRDVKPQNILINPDTFQLKICDFGSAKIINPLQPNVSYICSRYYRAPELILGSINYNHKIDLWSAGCIMAELFLLKPFFKGISDIDQFVEIIRVKGTPNQFEIEQMNGNYKDYTFPRIHGVSLGRIFKNVTNDMHAIELMECLLKYNPNERLDSLNCLCLPFFNELRTNIGIPNKTIQKLNLFEFDKTLEFNHLSPKESIEIELKLFKKS from the coding sequence ATGGGCATCGCcttaaaaaaatttacaCACTTCTTCTCACCAACAATGAGCACTACTGGTAAAAATAGTGACCTTTACCAAAGTACACACAATCCTAAAAAACATGACATATCGAGAAGTAATACCAATGAATCTGTAGACCATATTAATATGGAAAAGGCTGCACAGTCTACAGAACAACCAGAGAAGAAACTACAGAAATCAAGACAGGCTGCTATACCAATTGACAATCGCGCCCCTAATAACGATAAATTTTATATCACAGACATAATTAATGCAACAAGAGATAAATTGAAACCTCGACTTCCTCTTTCTCCCGTTTCCTCATCCTTGTCTTCAgcttcaaattcaaattctgGTACTTCCAAAGATACTCTCaaaaatgaacaacaaaatgaCAAAAATGAGAACATGCAAGATAGAAAGGTATCCTCATCGGCGAAAATTAACGACATGATGAATGACAGTAATACCCTTACAACTATTGGTTCCAagttaaataaaattgtcCAATATGGTAAAGATTATTCTCTAACCAAATGGTTAGAATTAGAGTATTTAGAAATTCAAGGTTCCGGTACATTCGGTTTAGTCTTTAAATCCAAGattaatgaaacaaatgaaaTAGTAGCAATTAAAAAAGTATTGCAAAATAacaaagtgaaaaatagagaattatcaatattaaagaatttaaatcatCCAAATGtcataaatttgaaatgttacttcattgaaaaatctaaaCCCACaataacaaagaaaaatgaaccaatttatttgaatttgatcttTGAATTCTTACCACAATCACTATACCAAAGAATTCAACATTTTAAAACCACAGCCACTAATATCCCACCCCTTGAAATCAAATGTTACATGTTTCAACTCTTCAAAGGTTTAAATTATCTCCATAATTGTAATAAAATATGTCATAGAGACGTAAAACCTCAAAATATCCTAATAAATCCAGATACATtccaattaaaaatttgtGATTTCGGTAGTGCAAAGATAATAAACCCATTACAGCCAAACGTATCATACATTTGTTCAAGATATTATAGAGCTCCAGAATTAATCCTGGGATCCATAAATTATAATCATAAGATTGACCTATGGTCAGCAGGTTGCATAATGGCTGAATTGTTCCTTTTGAAACCATTTTTCAAGGGAATAAGCGATATTGATCAATTCGTAGAGATTATAAGGGTAAAAGGAACACCCaatcaatttgaaattgaacaaatGAATGGTAATTATAAAGATTATACTTTCCCAAGAATTCATGGTGTTTCGCTTGGTAGAATCTTTAAGAATGTTACAAATGATATGCATGCCATTGAATTGATGGAATGCTTGCTCAAATATAATCCTAATGAAAGACTCGATTCGTTAAATTGTTTATGTCTgccatttttcaatgaattgaGAACAAATATTGGAATTCCAAATAAAACTATCCAAAAGTTAAAtctatttgaatttgataaaaCTTTGGAGTTTAATCATTTGAGTCCGaaagaatcaattgaaattgaattgaaactattcaaaaaatcatAA
- the NDAI0H02940 gene encoding NAD(P)-dependent alcohol dehydrogenase: MSNEKEMFKGIGVLDHKDWKNPQRVEFPPKPFHDRDVDIKIECCGVCGSDIHAASGHWGDIEKPLIVGHEIIGTVVKLGSKCENGLKLGDRVGMGAQCYSCLKCDRCLNNNESYCQHFVTTYGMNYPDGYASKGGYAEFVRVHEHFVIPIPENIPSHLAAPLMCGGNTIFSPLTRNGCGPGKKVGIMGIGGIGHMGLIFANALGAEVYAISRTSKKREDAKKLGAHHFIATKEEPDWGTKYFDTFDLIVVCASSLSDIDFNVVPKTMKIGGKIVSICVPDENEVLALKPFGLLGVSISNSHLGSVAEIKQMLKLVSEKNLKIWVETVPISVENVHKVFQRMEKGDVRYRFTFTDYDKEFSD; the protein is encoded by the coding sequence ATGtctaatgaaaaagaaatgttCAAAGGTATTGGCGTACTAGACCATAAAGATTGGAAAAACCCACAAAGGGTTGAATTCCCACCTAAACCATTCCATGATCGTGATGTTGATATTAAGATTGAATGTTGTGGTGTATGTGGGTCTGATATTCATGCAGCCAGTGGACATTGGGGGGATATTGAAAAACCTCTCATCGTTGGTCATGAAATTATTGGTACCGTTGTTAAATTAGGTTCTAAATGTGAAAATGGATTGAAATTGGGTGATCGTGTCGGTATGGGGGCTCAATGTTATTCATGTTTGAAATGTGATCGTtgtttaaataataatgaatcttATTGTCAACATTTCGTTACTACCTATGGGATGAATTATCCTGATGGATATGCTTCTAAAGGTGGATATGCTGAATTTGTTAGAGTTCATGAACATTTTGTCATTCCTATTCCTGAGAATATTCCATCACATTTAGCTGCTCCATTAATGTGTGGTGGTAATACAATATTTTCACCATTAACAAGAAATGGTTGTGGTCCCGGGAAGAAAGTTGGTATTATGGGTATTGGTGGTATTGGTCATATGGGGTTAATATTTGCGAATGCTTTAGGTGCAGAAGTTTATGCGATATCACGTACTTCcaagaaaagagaagatGCTAAGAAATTAGGAGCTCATCATTTCATTGCCACGAAGGAAGAACCTGATTGGGGGactaaatattttgatacttttgatttaattgttgtttgtGCTAGTTCATTATCAgatattgatttcaatGTTGTTCCCAAGACAATGAAGATTGGTGGTAAGATAGTATCCATTTGTGTTCcagatgaaaatgaagtcTTAGCATTAAAGCCGTTTGGATTATTGGGTGtgtcaatttcaaataGCCATTTAGGTAGTGTTGCtgaaattaaacaaatGTTAAAATTAGTTTCCgaaaagaatttaaagatttggGTAGAAACTGTTCCAATCAGTGTTGAGAATGTTCATAAAGTTTTCCAAAGAATGGAAAAGGGTGATGTCAGATATAGATTTACATTCACGGATTACGATAAAGAGTTTTCTGATTAA
- the NDAI0H02950 gene encoding NAD(P)-dependent alcohol dehydrogenase produces MTNITAPPRKFQGIAVLDHKDWKNPKKVEFESKNLYDYDVEVKIECCGVCGSDIHTASGHWGETKKPLVVGHEIIGTVTQIGSQCNELKVGDRVGIGAQVFSCLECDRCKSDNEPYCPKTVNTYRKDYTDGYNSKGGYADYIRLHEHFAVPIPENIPSHLAAPLMCGGVTAFSPLLRNGCGPGKKVGIMGIGGIGHMGLIFAKAMGAETFAISRSSAKKEDAIKMGADHFIATKEEPDWATKYFDTFDLIVVCSNSLTDIDFNVVPRTMKVGGKIVSICVPEQHEVMNLKPFGLIGVSISNSALGGINEIKQMLDLVSKKNLKIWVETIPISEKGVKEVFERMEKGDVRYRFTLTDYDKEFSK; encoded by the coding sequence atgacAAACATTACTGCTCCCCCACGTAAATTCCAAGGTATAGCTGTCTTGGATCATAAAGATTGGAAGAACCCGAAAAaagttgaatttgaatCGAAAAACTTATACGATTATGATGTCGAAGTTAAAATTGAATGTTGTGGTGTATGTGGATCAGATATTCATACTGCTAGTGGTCATTGGGGTGAAACAAAGAAACCATTAGTTGTTGGCCATGAAATTATCGGTACAGTTACACAAATTGGATCTCAATGTAATGAATTAAAAGTTGGTGATCGTGTTGGTATTGGTGCTCAagtattttcttgtttggAATGTGATCGTTGTAAGTCAGATAATGAGCCATATTGTCCCAAGACGGTTAATACTTATCGTAAAGATTATACTGATGGTTATAATTCCAAAGGTGGATATGCTGATTATATTAGACTTCATGAACATTTTGCAGTCCCAATTCCAGAGAATATCCCTTCACATTTGGCTGCTCCTTTGATGTGCGGTGGTGTTACAGCATTTTCACCTCTCTTGAGGAATGGTTGTGGTCCTGGGAAAAAAGTCGGTATTATGGGTATTGGTGGTATTGGTCATATGGGATTAATCTTTGCCAAAGCAATGGGTGCGGAAACGTTTGCAATTTCTCGTTCATCTGCGAAGAAGGAAGATGCAATTAAGATGGGTGCAGATCATTTTATTgcaacaaaagaagaacctGATTGGGCTACTAAATATTTCGATACATTTGATTTAATTGTTGTATGTTCTAATTCATTGACAGATATTGACTTTAATGTTGTTCCAAGAACTATGAAAGTTGGTGGGAAAATTGTATCCATTTGTGTTCCTGAACAACATGAAGTtatgaatttgaaaccTTTTGGACTGATAGGTGTTTCCATTTCTAATAGTGCCTTAGGTGGtatcaatgaaattaaacaaatGTTAGATTTGGTATCcaagaagaatttaaaaatttggGTTGAAACCATTCCAATAAGTGAGAAAGGTGTGAAGGAGGtatttgaaagaatggAGAAAGGTGATGTTAGATATAGATTCACTTTAACTGATTATGACAAAGAATTCTCCAAGTAG
- the NDAI0H02960 gene encoding aldo/keto reductase, translating into MSKLVQQVQFGNTGIKVSPLIVGCMSYGSKTWAEWVEDDKEKVFQILKHCYDIGFRTFDTADVYSNGKSERLLGEFLRKFNIRRETVVILTKTNFPVDETLVLPIGDANRSENDTLDLVNQQGLSRKHILQSVKNSVERLGTYIDVLQIHRFDPNTPIKETMKALNDVVEKGDVRYIGASSMLPTQFVEMQGVADKYDWFQFVNVQSQYNLLYREDERDLMKYCKKHNIALTPWSPNYQGLLTRPVGVESVRSTKDKFINAWDLKKFDPAQKAIIDRVEELSKKKGVPMAAISTAWVLAKGCYPIVGMSSIKRVDEAKEALDVKFTEEELAYLEEPYKPRNFMY; encoded by the coding sequence atgtcTAAATTAGTTCAACAAGTTCAATTCGGTAACACTGGGATTAAGGTCTCCCCATTAATTGTTGGCTGTATGTCATATGGTTCTAAAACATGGGCTGAATGGGTTGAAGATGACAAGGAAAAAGTTTTCCAAATCTTAAAGCATTGTTATGATATTGGGTTCCGTACTTTCGATACCGCTGATGTCTATTCAAATGGTAAAAGTGAAAGATTATTAGGAGAATTCttaagaaaatttaatattagaAGGGAAACTGTGGTCATTCTAACCAAGACTAATTTCCCAGTAGATGAAACATTAGTTTTACCCATAGGTGATGCCAACCGATCTGAAAATGACACTTTAGATTTAGTTAATCAACAAGGTCTATCTCGTAAACATATTTTACAGTCCGTCAAAAACTCGGTGGAAAGATTAGGTACTTATATTGATGTTTTGCAAATTCATAGATTTGATCCAAACACACCAATTAAGGAAACTATGAAGGCATTGAATGATGTGGTGGAAAAGGGTGATGTTAGATACATTGGTGCTTCTTCCATGTTACCAACTCAATTTGTCGAAATGCAAGGAGTAGCTGATAAGTATGATTGGTTCCAGTTTGTTAACGTTCAATCTCAATATAACTTGTTATACAGAGAGGATGAACGTgatttgatgaaatattgTAAGAAACATAACATCGCATTAACACCATGGTCTCCGAATTATCAAGGTTTGTTAACAAGACCTGTTGGTGTTGAATCAGTTAGATCTACGAAAGATAAGTTTATTAACGCTTGGGATCTGAAAAAGTTTGATCCTGCACAGAAGGCAATCATTGATCGTGTTGAAGAGTTgtcaaaaaagaaaggtGTACCAATGGCTGCCATTTCTACTGCTTGGGTTTTGGCTAAGGGTTGTTATCCAATTGTCGGTATGTCTTCAATTAAAAGAGTTGATGAAGCAAAAGAGGCTTTAGATGTCAAGTttactgaagaagaattggCTTATTTGGAAGAACCTTATAAACCAAGAAACTTCATgtattag
- the SIP5 gene encoding Sip5p (similar to Saccharomyces cerevisiae SIP5 (YMR140W); ancestral locus Anc_2.389), which translates to MGNVPGKLDQDNIYFNQSGRGAGTQSNNASPEKNRITRNRRAVSLVNSVLATSRTSTNLSDEANPNKRRSTREREALKEEHAKGLVVKYNETVDGGYLAPYGVYSVEKLDYDVQIVKKLIVDRKLAPFYTPLQDFDKSWTKEEVIKIINGLPLHSTFSDCIEEFDGVPTGNLKRANFDDLIDRSLSKKEQRREHSKIFKARLYKKRVLWQEGENELFLEKKIESRSPNSKPNQYLPSDDLKYEVYRNGNECPICFLYFPEPLNYSKCCLQPICTECFVQIKRSEPHFPHEEIDPMQPAESESEKDPNLLTSEPATCPYCATPDFSIMYCPPKTRRTGLGGIPPIAFKSDQLYIPGESSNSDGSDETNLRSRSKSVEGSAIISADSIRPDWENKLKKERMRLMKRSNNATAIHISNRLVQPEHRSRNGSTPGSSSPTTTGANETTTINELEEQMVEEAIKLSLEDNGTSGKKKKKRSQTLS; encoded by the coding sequence ATGGGTAACGTTCCAGGTAAATTGGATCAAgacaatatatattttaacCAAAGTGGGAGAGGAGCAGGTACGCAATCCAACAATGCCTCGCCGGAGAAAAATAGGATTACCAGGAACAGGCGTGCAGTTTCTTTAGTTAACAGTGTCTTAGCAACTAGTAGGACAAGTACTAATCTCTCAGATGAAGCCAATCCCAATAAGAGAAGAAGTACAAGAGAAAGAGAGGCTCTAAAAGAGGAACATGCTAAGGGATTAGTAGTGAAATATAATGAGACAGTGGATGGTGGTTATCTGGCACCCTATGGTGTTTATAGTGTGGAAAAATTAGATTATGATGTACAAATCGTTAAAAAACTGATTGTTGATCGAAAATTAGCACCGTTTTACACTCCTTTACAGGATTTTGATAAGTCTTGGaccaaagaagaagttaTCAAGATAATTAATGGATTACCTTTACATTCAACTTTTAGTGACTGTATCGAAGAATTCGATGGTGTCCCAACGGGGAATTTGAAAAGGGCAAATTTTGATGATCTTATAGATAGATCCCTCTCGAAGAAGGAACAAAGAAGAGAACattccaaaattttcaaggcaagattatataagaaaagGGTACTGTGGCAAGAAGgtgaaaatgaattgtttttggagaaaaaaatagaatcAAGAAGCCCGAACTCTAAACCAAATCAATATTTACCAAGTGATGATTTAAAATATGAAGTATACAGAAATGGTAATGAATGCCCAATatgttttttatatttccCTGAACCTTtgaattattcaaaatgttGTTTGCAGCCAATATGTACAGAATGTTTTGTCCAAATAAAACGATCTGAACCACATTTCCCACATGAAGAAATAGACCCAATGCAGCCCGCCGAAAGTGAAAGTGAAAAGGATCCAAACCTTTTGACTTCTGAGCCTGCGACATGCCCCTATTGTGCCACTCCCGACTTCTCGATTATGTATTGCCCACCAAAAACTAGAAGGACTGGACTAGGCGGTATTCCACCAATAGCTTTTAAAAGTGatcaattatatattcctGGAGAAAGTTCAAACTCAGATGGTTCAGATGAAACGAATTTGCGTAGTAGATCTAAATCAGTAGAAGGATCAGCTATCATTTCTGCAGATTCTATCCGTCCAGATTGGGAAAATAAGTTAAAGAAGGAAAGAATGAGATTAATGAAAAGGTCCAATAACGCCACAGCGATACATATTAGTAATAGATTAGTTCAGCCGGAACATAGATCTAGAAACGGCTCAACCCCAGGATCTTCCAgtccaacaacaacaggTGCTAATGAAACAACTACGATTAATGAACTGGAAGAACAAATGGTTGAAGAAGCAATTAAATTAAGTCTGGAAGATAATGGCACTAGTgggaaaaagaagaaaaagagaTCTCAAACTCTTTCCTGA
- the RPL13B gene encoding 60S ribosomal protein eL13 (similar to Saccharomyces cerevisiae RPL13A (YDL082W) and RPL13B (YMR142C); ancestral locus Anc_2.387), whose product MAISKNLPILKNHFRKHWQERVKVHFDQAGKKVSRRNARAAKAAKIAPRPLDLLRPVVRAPTVRYNRKVRAGRGFSLAEVKAAGLTAAYARTIGIAVDHRRQNTNQEIFELNVQRLKEYQSKIIVFPRNGKAPEAEQVLSAAATFPIAQPTTDVETRAVEDNGESAFRTLRLARSERNTEVLEKRELRIRLKLKLKRRNRVSPNQKFIFISTNTHFRYFFVHCII is encoded by the exons ATGG CTATCTCTAAGAACTTACCAATTTTGAAGAACCACTTCAGAAAGCACTGGCAAGAACGTGTCAAGGTTCACTTTGACCAAGCTGGTAAGAAGGTTTCTAGACGTAACGCTAGAGCCGCCAAGGCTGCCAAGATTGCTCCAAGACCATTAGACTTACTAAGACCTGTTGTTAGAGCTCCAACCGTTAGATACAACAGAAAGGTTAGAGCTGGTAGAGGTTTCAGTTTAGCCGAGGTTAAGGCTGCTGGTTTAACCGCTGCTTACGCCAGAACAATCGGTATTGCAGTCGATCACAGACGTCAAAACACCAACCAAGAAATCTTTGAATTAAATGTCCAAAGATTAAAGGAATACCAATCTAAGATCATTGTTTTCCCAAGAAACGGTAAGGCTCCAGAAGCTGAACAAGTTTTGTCTGCCGCTGCCACTTTCCCAATTGCTCAACCAACTACTGATGTTGAAACCAGAGCTGTTGAAGACAACGGTGAATCTGCTTTCAGAACTTTGAGATTGGCTAGATCTGAAAGAAATACAGAGGTATTAGAGAAAAGAGAGCTAAGGATAAGGCTGAAGCTGAAGctgaaaagaagaaatagagTTTCTCCCAATCaaaaattcatcttcatttcTACAAACACACATTTCCGGTATTTTTTTGTACATTGTATAATTTAA
- the RPS16A gene encoding 40S ribosomal protein uS9 (similar to Saccharomyces cerevisiae RPS16B (YDL083C) and RPS16A (YMR143W); ancestral locus Anc_2.386), with product MSTVPSVQTFGKKKSATAVAHVKAGKGLIKVNGSPITLVEPEILRFKVYEPLLLVGLDKFSNIDIRVRVTGGGHVSQVYAIRQAIAKGLVSYHQKFVDEQSKNELKKAFTSYDRTLLIADARRPEPKKFGGKGARSRFQKSYR from the exons ATGTCTACCGTTCCAAGTGTTCAA ACTTTTGGTAAGAAGAAGTCTGCTACTGCCGTTGCCCACGTTAAGGCTGGTAAGGGTTTAATCAAAGTTAACGGTTCTCCAATCACTTTAGTTGAACCAGAAATCTTGAGATTCAAGGTTTATgaaccattattattagttggTTTAGATAAATTCTCCAACATTGACATCAGAGTTAGAGTCACCGGTGGTGGTCACGTCTCTCAAGTCTATGCCATCAGACAAGCCATTGCTAAGGGTTTAGTTTCATACCATCAAAAATTCGTCGATGAACAATCCAAGAACGAATTGAAGAAGGCTTTTACCTCTTACGACAGAACCTTATTGATTGCTGATGCCAGAAGACCAGAACCAAAGAAATTCGGTGGTAAGGGTGCTCGTTCCAGATTCCAAAAATCTTACCGTTAA
- the FDO1 gene encoding Fdo1p (similar to Saccharomyces cerevisiae YMR144W; ancestral locus Anc_2.385), translating into MTQEISGNIFNMDRLSPVIETSSKDTNGKLQQELISAIYKAQDIVSKLKRPHLQSPVDSPEFSKEIERQLDNEQRHPSSVKKNKYLSELEPLNTPKTSSTAFVDSLELHDTNVPVSNVINVINSLVDSLSKSMNELKDLKYKNLILNTNNSGTYSRYEIEKNLQKKEYERLKYQLLEEKQSYMIQLRAKDHKVNKYKKRIVEKNRAINKLNRILHENLLKENLKSNSLKSLNRNELERATPLDMKIGINASRAASGMLDTLGLLATHVLNDELIDEKNNETTIQSEDSVPNEGTQFGGSVASKAEISVKPFQMPKLRSFNTVNGSISDAQ; encoded by the coding sequence ATGACGCAAGAAATAAGCGGTAACATATTTAATATGGATAGATTATCTCCAGTCATAGAGACATCTTCTAAGGATACAAACGGTAAACTACAACAAGAATTAATTTCCGCTATATACAAGGCTCAAGACATTGTTAGCAAGCTTAAACGTCCTCATTTGCAAAGTCCCGTCGATAGTCCAGAATTttctaaagaaattgaacGTCAACTCGACAATGAACAGCGGCATCCTAGTTCtgtcaagaaaaataagtACTTGTCAGAATTGGAACCTCTCAATACACCAAAAACATCAAGCACAGCTTTCGTTGATTCTCTAGAGCTCCATGACACGAATGTGCCTGTCTCTAATGTAATAAATGTGATTAATTCTTTGGTAGATAGTTTGTCGAAATCGATGAATGAGCTGAAGGATTTAAAGTATAAAAATCTGATAttaaatacaaataattCAGGTACATATTCAAGGTATGAAATAGAGAAAAATCTACAGAAGAAAGAATACGAAAGACTTAAATACCAATTActtgaagaaaaacaatcttaCATGATTCAGCTTCGTGCAAAAGATCACAAAGTTAACaaatataagaaaagaatagttgaaaaaaatagagCGATTAATAAACTAAATAGAATACTTCATGAGAACTTGCTTAAAGAGAATCTCAAGTCCAATTCATTGAAGAGTCTTAATCGAAATGAACTTGAAAGAGCAACTCCTCTTGATATGAAAATTGGTATAAATGCTAGCCGTGCGGCAAGTGGAATGTTGGATACGTTGGGCCTATTAGCAACACATGTATTGAATGATGAGCTCATTGATGAGAAGAATAACGAAACAACAATACAATCGGAGGATTCAGTCCCAAATGAAGGAACCCAATTCGGTGGTTCTGTTGCTTCAAAAGCGGAAATCTCTGTTAAGCCCTTCCAAATGCCGAAATTAAGAAGTTTCAACACTGTCAATGGTTCAATCAGCGACGCTCAGTAA